The Streptomyces sp. NBC_01276 genome contains the following window.
GGCCTGCTCCTGCACGTACTTGCGGTACGAGGCGACCGCGGCGTCCAGCTCGGGGCTGCGCTTGTCGCCGCCGCCCTGGCCGGTGGCCTTGACCTTGGTGCGGATGCCGTCGCCCTTCATGCCGGGCTTGCAGGCGAACTCGTAGTCGCCCGCCTTGATCTCGGCGGTGATGGTGGCCTTGGTGCCGGGGCCGATGTTCTCGCGCTCGGCGACGATGCGGTCGTCCGGGAAGAGGACGTAGAGCTCGGTGACCTTGGAGCCCTTGTTCTCGACCTCGATGGAGACCTTGCCGGCCGGGAACTCGGTCTTGGAGACCTCGCAGGCGCTGTCCGTCGCGTTGACCTTGATGGCGCCGGAGCCGCTGTCGTCGCTCTTGTCCGCGCAGCCGGTGACGGCGGTGAGTGCGACGACGACGGCGGCCGCGGAGAGGACGGTGAGACGGGCGGGGCGCATGGGGGCTCCTGGCGGGGGTGGAGGCTGGTTGAGCCTCGGCGAGGCTCGGTGAGGCGGACCTAACTTAACCGAGGCTTACCTGACCGATACCCGCTCGTCCAGTGATTCAGCTCTCACCTTCCGGTCCCGGACACGAGCCCGTCACGGCCCCTCCATGACCGTCTCAAGCGAAGGTCAAGCGCGGGTCAAGTCGCCGTCGGCGTTCAGCGGGCCGGAAAGGTTACCGGCCGGTTCTCCCTTGGCCTCCTCCCGTACGGGGACCACCAGCGGGGTCCCGGTGCGGGGGTGCGGGAAGACCTCCACCGGCTGCCGGTAGACCCGGCTCAGCAGTCCGTCCCCGAAGACCTCCGAGGGGGGCCCGGCCGCCGCGATCCGGCCGTCGTGCAGCACGGCGGCCCGGTCCGCGTACGCCGCCGCCAGCCCGAGGTCGTGCAGGACGACGACCACCGCGTCCCCGGCCGCGGCCCGCTCCCGGCAGACCCGCAGCACCAGCTCCTGGTGGCGCAGGTCCAGGGCGGCCGTGGGTTCGTCGAGCAGCATCAGCGGAGCCCGTTGGGCCAGTACGCGGGCCAGCGCGACCCGGGCCCGTTCGCCGCCGGAGAGCGCGGAGAAGGGGCGTGCGGCGAAACCGGTCACCTCGGCGGCGGCCATGGCGTCGGCCACCGCCTCCTCGTCGGCGCCGGCCAGGTCGGTGCCCGCCCAGGGGGCGCGGCCCATTCGGACCACCTCCGCGACCGGGAACGGGAAGGACAGCGCGGCCGACTGGGGCAGCACCGAGCGGCGCAGGGCCAGTTCGGGGGCCGTCCACTCGGACACCGGGCGCCCGTCGACGCGTACGGTCCCCGAGTGCGCGGGCAGATCGGCGGCCAGCGCCCCCAGCAGGGTGGACTTCCCCGCGCCGTTGGGGCCGACCAGGGCCAGCACCTCGCCCGCGTACGCGCTCAGCCCGATCCCGGCGAGCACCTCGCGCTCCCCGAGCCGCACGTGCAGGTCCTCGGCCCGGGCCAGGACCTCGCCGGCGGCGGGCCGGGCGGGCACGGTGCGCGGGCGGCGGCCGAAGAGGGCGGCCCGGCCGCGGCGGAGGGCGCTCATGCCCAGCCTCCCTGCCCGCGCCGGGTGCGGCGCAGCAGCCAGAAGAAGAACGGACTGCCGATCAGGGCGGTGAGCACGCCCAGCGGCAGCTCGGCGGGCGCGGCGACCGTACGGGCGGCCAGGTCGCCGCCGGTCAGGACCACGGCACCGGCGAGCGCGCTGCCGGGTACCAGGAAGCGGTGTCCGGGGCCGTTCGCCATCCGCAGCAGGTGCGGGACGAGCAGGCCCACGAAGGTGATGACCCCGGCCACGGCCACGGCGGCCGCCGTCAGCAGGGCGACGACCAGGATCAGGGCCAGGCGCAGCCGTTCGACGTCGATCCCGAGGTGCCGGGCCGGGCGTTCGCCGAGGGCGAGGAGGTCGAGGCGGCGCGCGTACAAGGGCGCGGCGAGCAGTCCGGCGAGCGCGCAGGGCAGGACGGCGAGCACCTTGGGCCAGGTGGCCTGGGCGAGGGAGCCGAGTTGCCAGAAGGTGATCTGGTTGACCTGGCCGCTGTCGGCGAAGAAGACGAACAGGCCGATCAGGGCGCCCGCGAAGGCGTTGACGGCGATGCCGGTCAGGATCAGGGTGACGACCTCGGTGCGGCCGCCGTTGCGGGACAGCAGGTAGACGGCGCCGACCGTGACCAGCCCCGCGACGAAGGCGCATGCGGTGACGGTCCAGTTCCCGAGGAAGCCGAGGCCCAGTCCGATCGCGGCGACCGCGCCCACGGCGGAGCCCGCCGAGATGCCGATCACGCCGGGTTCGGCGAGCGGGTTGCCGAACACCCCCTGCATCAGGGCGCCCGCGCAGCCGAGGGCGGCGCCCACGAGCACCGCGAGCGCGACGCGGGGGAGGCGTACGTTCCACAGCACGCTCTCCCCGACACGGTCGAGGGGCGCGCCGCCGAGGCCCAGGTGGTGCTGGACGGAGGCGAGTACGTCGGTGGTGGGGATGCGGTACGCGCCCACGCCGGCGGAGACGAGGGCGAGGAGCAGCAGGACGAGCGCCAGCGCGCCGGTCAGCACCGGCGTCCTGCGCGAACGCGGCCGGTCCGGCTCCCCGGGGGCGGAGCCGGGGGCCGGGCCGGCCCCGGCGGTGCGCGGGGGATCGCAGGAGAGGGCCACCTCAGGCGCCCTTGCCGTAGAGCTGGGCGACCAGGGAGGAGAGCACCTGGTCGGTGCGGGGGCCGTAGTTGAGGAGGACGCCGTCGTCGACGGTGACCACGCGGCGGTCCGTCCCGGCCGGGGTCTGGGCCACGCCCGGGATCCTGACCAGGCCGTCGACGCCGCCTACGGATTCGAGGCCCTTGGTCATGACGAGGATCGCGTCGGGTGCGGCGGCGGCCAGCGCCTCGCTGGTGATCGGGGTGAAGTCCTTGCCGAGTCCGGACTCCTTGCCGGTGTCCACCGCGCCCGCCGCCTCCAGCAGCGGGGCCGCGCCGGAGTCGGAGCCGCCGAGGAGGTAGACGGACGCGGTGCCGCGCAGGTAGAGGAAGGCGACCCGGGGCTTCTTCGCCGATCCGGCGGGAACGCCCTTGCGGGCGGCGGCGATCCGGTCGGCGGTGCGTCCGTTCAGCCGCGTGCCCGCGTCGCCCACGCCGAGCGCGGCGGCCACCGCGTCGATCCGCTTCGGTACGTCCTCCAGCGATGTGGCGGGAGCGAGCACCAGGACGGGGACGCCGGCGTCACGGATCTGCCGGACGGCTTCCGCGGGGCCGGTGGTGGTCTCGGCGAGCACCAGTGTGGGACGCAGCGACAGGACGCTCTCGGCGGAGACGTCGTGGCCACGCGTCACCACGGGCAGGGCTGCGGCCTGTTCGAAGGTGGCGGTGATGTCCCGGGCGACGACCTGCCCGCCGAGGCCGAGGGTCTGGACGATCTCGTTGAGGCCGCCGGTCAGCGGGATGATCCGGTCCGCGGAGGTGACGGTGACCTGCGTCCCGTCGGCGGAGGGGACCGTCACCGGCAGCGCGGGCCGCGGAGTGCCGGCCAGCGGTTCCACCCGGTCCGGGAGGGCGGCGGCGGGACGGGCCGGGGAGTCCGCGGGGGCGGCCGTCCCCGCGCAGCCGGTCACGGCCAGTGCCAGGGCGGCCACGGCGCCGGCGAGGCGGGGGAAGCGGAGTGGCGTGGCGGGCGTGGGCACGGAGGCACCGTCCTGATCGTCCGGCTGGGGCGGGGAGGGAAGTGAGGTCGCGTCGACGACGGGGTTCCCCGCTCGACCGAGATAGCTTAGGTTAGCCTAACCTTACTTTCCGGGCCCTGGAAGGGGACGTCCATGTCCGCACGACCCACCCGCGCGTTCACCGTGGCCCTGCTGGCGGCCCTGCTCGGGGCGCTGCTCCCGGCCTCCGCCGCCCACGCGGCGAGCCGTACGGTGCAGGGGGGCCGGCTCGACTGGGGCATCAAATCCTCGTTCCAGAGTTACGTCACGGGGCCGGTGGCGAAAGGCGGTTTCCAGCTGAAGAGCGGAGCCGCCACCGTGGGCGGCAGCCTGTTCCGCTTCCATTCGGCGGCCGGCTCCTACGACCCCGACTCCGGCGAGTTCAACGCCGCCTTCTCCGGCGGCGTGAGCTTCCAGGGCCACCGGAAGCCCGACGGCGCGTACGAGCTCGACATGACCGTCAGCCGTCCGTCCGTACGGATATCCGGCGGCACCGGCACCCTCTACCTCGACGTGGCCGGCAAGGCCAAGGACACCGGCGCGGTCACCGAGGAGTCCCAGGTGCCCTTCGCCACGCTTTCCCTCGGCGGCATCGACATGTTGGGGGGCGGCACCCCGATCGCCCTGACCAACGTGCCCACGACCCTCACGGCCCAGGGCGCCAAGGCCTTCGCCGGCTACTACCCGGCCGGCGCTCCGCTCGACCCCGTCTCGCTCTCCGCCGACGTCGTCACCGCCGCGCAGGGCGCCCCGTCCGGCCCGCCCCAGGCGCCCGCGCAGACCCCCGGCGCTCCGTCCGGATCCCCGCGGGGGCAGGGCGCGTTCGCCGACGCCGCCGTGGACTGGGGAGTGCGCCGCACCTTCCGCGAGTACGTCACCGGTTCGACGGGCCAGGGCGGGTGGACGCTCGCCGAGGGTGCCCAGGACGGCGGCGCGCTGTTCCGCTTCCCGCAGGGCACGGGGACGTACGACGGCCAAAAGGGAGCGCTCGACGCGGCGTTCGCCGGTACGGTCCACTTCACGGGGGCCCATCTCGACCTCATGCTCGGCAAGGTGAACGTCAAGGTCGAGAACGGCAAGGGGGTCCTGACCGCCGACGTGACCACCGGCGGCGAAACGAAGAGTGCCGTGGCGCTCGTCGAGTTCGACGCCAAGGGCCTGAAGACCGAGGGGAAGCTCGCCACCTTGACCGAAGCCCCGGCCACCCTCACCGAGGGCGGCGCCCAGGCCTTCAACTCCATGTACCGGCCCGGCACCGAGATGGACCCCGTCTCGCTGGCCGTCGCCCTCGACGGCGGCGCCACCCTGCCCGCCCTGCCCGACCTGGGCTCCACGGCCGCCCCGTCGCCCGCGCCGCAGACCGCCTCGGCCCCCGCCCCCGCCTCCCCGGCCCCGGGCGCCGCGCGCGACCGGTCCTCCCCGGCCGGGCCGTACCTCGGCCTCGCCGCCGCGGTCCTGGTCCTGGCCGGCGCCGGCGGGTTCCTGGTGCTGCGCAAGCGCCGGGCGGCGGCGGCCGACCCGGCGCCCGCCGATGCTCCGTAACGCCCCCGTCCCGCTTCGCGCCACCCGGCCCGACCCCGCCCGATCCTCCATCCCGCTCCGCCCGCCCCTCCATCCGCCCCGTGCACCCAGGGAGTTCCCGCCCATGTCGTCCCACCGCCGCCCGGCCGTCCTCGCGGCCGCCGTCCTCACCGCCGCGACCCTCGGCACCGCCGCCTTCGTCATACCCGCCACGGCGGCGGACGGCGCGCCGGCCGCCGGGGCGCCGGCCGCCGCCGCGCCGGTCCCGGTGACGGGCGGCACCCTCGACTGGGGCGTGCTGGGCAGCCTGCGCGCCTACGTCAAGGGCATCGGCTCGATCACCACGCACGACGGGGCCTCCGAGGTGCCGGGCGGCTTCCGCTTCGGCCAGGCGACCGGGCAGTACGACGAGACCGGAGGCCGCGTCGTGACCGCGGCCTTCAAGGGACGGGTCGTCTTCGACGGAACCGCCCACGGCTTCGTCGTCGCGATGGAGAACTTCCGCATCGACACCGGTACGAAGAAGCTGACGGCGGACGTCACCAGGAACAACGTCCTGACCCGCGACGTTCCGCTGGCGGACGTGGCCTTCACCGGAATGAACATGACCGGGCTCACCACCACCCTCACCCGCGAGTTCGCCGCGCAGTTCGACCGCCCGGCCTACGCGGGACAGGAGGCCGACAAACTGTCGGTGGCACTGGAGTTCCCGAAGCCCCCAGCCCCGAGTGACCCCCCGGGCACCTCGCCGTCACCGTCGGCCGGCAGCACCGCGCCGACGACGCCGAGCACCACCGTCAAGCCTTCCACGAAGGCCCCGACGAAGGCCCCGACGACGGCTCCGGCCGACGGTCCGCAGAAGATCCTGCGCGGCAAGCTGACCTGGGGGCTGAAGCAGTCCCTCCACGACTACGTCGGCGACCAGGGCGTCACGGCGTCCGGTGGCGCCACCAAGAACGGCAAGACCTTCGACTTCTCCTTCGGCAAGGGCGAGCTCGACGTCAAGAACCAGAAGCTGAACGCCTCCTTCGAGGGGGCCGTGCGCTTCGAGCTCCCCGCCCACCACCTCGACCTCGCCTTCGGCAACGTCCGGATCGCCACCACGGGCAAGACGGGCACCCTGCTCCTCGACGCGAAGACGGCGCAGGGCACCGACAAGGACATCCCGTTCGCCACCCTCGACCTGTCGAAGGGCGACTACAAGACCAAGGGCGGCCTGCTGACGCTGGAAGGGGTCCCCGCGGTCTTCACCGAGAAGGGCTCCGCCGTCTTCGCGTACAACGGCGCCGTCGACGAGAAGTACAAGCCGGGCAAGCCGATGGACTCCCTCACCCTCTCGGTGGCGGTGGACAAGGACGTCGTCCTCCCGTCGACCGGGGGCGGCACCGGAGGCACCGGCAACACCGGGGGCTCGGGCACCACGGGCACCACCGGCGGCACCACCACCGGAGGGACGGTCGGCGGCTCCTCCGGCTCCTCCGGCGGCTCCGTGGGCGGGAACCTCGCCTCCACCGGCGCCGAGATCCCGGCCGGCGCCCTCCTCGGCACCTCCGCCGCGGTCATCGCCGCAGGCGCCGGCGCCGTGTACCTCGCGCGCCGCCGACGTACGGCCGGGAACTGACCCGTGCTTGAATGCCCGCGTGAACGATCTGGATGTGATCAAGGTCTTCTGCGCGGGTGACGGCCGGTTCGGCAACCTGCTCGGAGTCGTCCGCGACGGCCGGACCTGCCCCGAGGACGCGGACCGGCAGGCCCTCGCGGCCGAACTGGGCTACAGCGAGACGGTGTTCGTCGACGACCCCGAGCGCGGGGTCGTCGACATCCGTACGCCCGGCACCCGCATGTCCTTCGCGGGCCACCCGCTGGTCGGCGTCGCGTGGCTGCTGGACATCGAGGAACTCCAGCCGCCCGCCGGGTCCGTATGGGCCCGTGACGACGGGGAGTTCACCTGGATCACGGCCCGCCCCGAGTGGGTCACGGGCAAGCGCACCGAGCAGTACGCGAACCCCGCCGAGGTCGACGCGCTGCCCGCACCGCCGCCCGGCGAGGGCTGGCTGTACGCATGGGCCTGGGAGGACGAGACCGCCGGGCGGATCCGCGCCCGCGGCTTCCCGCGCCGCCCCGACGGGGCCATCACCGAGGACGAGGCCACCGGCTCGGCGGCGATCCTGCTGACGGCCCAGCTGAACCGCGCCCTGAACATCACCCAGGGGGCCGGCTCCCAGATCCTCACCGCCCCGGGCCCCGACGGCACCGTCGAGATCGGCGGCCGCGTCCGCTTCGCGGAGCCCCGCCGGCCCTAGGGCCTCCGTCGAGTCCCGATCACCCCATCGTGGGCTTCGCCGTCTTCGCCGCCCTCCACCGCGGGACCCTGACGCCACTGCTCGAACACGGGTTCCGCTGGTGTCACTTCGAGGGGTGAGGCGTCAGCCCTCCGGCCGGGCCGGAGGGCTGATTCCCCGGGGGGCGCGGATCAGGCGCTCAGCCGGAACTGCTCGCCCAGCTCCCGGAAGACCGCGCCGTTGAAGTCGAAGGCGCGCTTGCACTCGTCGATGATCCGCTGCTTCTCCAGGTCGTCCGCGGCGATCGCGTCCAGCAGCTCGCGGTAGGTCCGCTTGAAGGCGGCCGGGTTCGCGATGTCCGCGAAGACGTAGAACCGCACGCCGTCGCCCTTGCGCTCGAAGCCCCAGGTGCGCTCCGCCTTGTCCCGGATGATCTGGCCGCCCGAGAGGTCGCCCAGGTAGCGGGTGTAGTGGTGGGCGACGTACCCGCCCGGCCAGGAGGCCGCGCACTCGGCCACGCGTGCCGCGTAGGCCGCGGTCGCGGGCAGCGCCACGACCGACTCGCGCCAGCCGGGGCCCAGCAGGTGGGCCAGGTCGCGCTCGATCTCGGCGACGCGCATCAGCTCGGGACGGATGAAGGGCCCGGCCACCGGGTCCTCCCGGAGCGCTCCGGCCGCGTCCTCCAGCGCCCGGTACACGAACCAGAGCTGCTCGGTGTAGCGGGCGTACGCGTCCACGCCGAGGCGGCCGCCGAGCAGGTCGCTCATGAACGTCGAGGTCTCGGCTTCGGTGTGCTGCTCGTGCGAGGCGACACGGATGACCGTGGAGAAGGCGTCCAAGGCGGACCTCCGGAAAGAGGAATCGGGCGCGGCGGCACGGTGCCGCCACGCCCGATCTTCCTGCTTAGGCTTGCCTAAGTCAATGTGTTCCCGACGTCCTGTCGGTAAAAAACGGCCCGGCCGCGGACCGTCTCCCGCGCTAGGGAAGGGTCAGGATCTCGGTCCCCGAGTCGGTCACCACGAGCGTGTGCTCGAACTGCGCGGTGCGCTTGCGGTCCTTCGTGACGACCGTCCAGCCGTCCTCCCACATGTCGTACTCGTGGGTCCCCAGCGTCAGCATCGGCTCGATCGTGAAGGTCATGCCGGGCTCGATGACGGTGGTCGCGTGCGGGCTGTCGTAGTGCGGGACGAT
Protein-coding sequences here:
- a CDS encoding HtaA domain-containing protein, which codes for MSARPTRAFTVALLAALLGALLPASAAHAASRTVQGGRLDWGIKSSFQSYVTGPVAKGGFQLKSGAATVGGSLFRFHSAAGSYDPDSGEFNAAFSGGVSFQGHRKPDGAYELDMTVSRPSVRISGGTGTLYLDVAGKAKDTGAVTEESQVPFATLSLGGIDMLGGGTPIALTNVPTTLTAQGAKAFAGYYPAGAPLDPVSLSADVVTAAQGAPSGPPQAPAQTPGAPSGSPRGQGAFADAAVDWGVRRTFREYVTGSTGQGGWTLAEGAQDGGALFRFPQGTGTYDGQKGALDAAFAGTVHFTGAHLDLMLGKVNVKVENGKGVLTADVTTGGETKSAVALVEFDAKGLKTEGKLATLTEAPATLTEGGAQAFNSMYRPGTEMDPVSLAVALDGGATLPALPDLGSTAAPSPAPQTASAPAPASPAPGAARDRSSPAGPYLGLAAAVLVLAGAGGFLVLRKRRAAAADPAPADAP
- a CDS encoding hemin ABC transporter substrate-binding protein, translated to MPTPATPLRFPRLAGAVAALALAVTGCAGTAAPADSPARPAAALPDRVEPLAGTPRPALPVTVPSADGTQVTVTSADRIIPLTGGLNEIVQTLGLGGQVVARDITATFEQAAALPVVTRGHDVSAESVLSLRPTLVLAETTTGPAEAVRQIRDAGVPVLVLAPATSLEDVPKRIDAVAAALGVGDAGTRLNGRTADRIAAARKGVPAGSAKKPRVAFLYLRGTASVYLLGGSDSGAAPLLEAAGAVDTGKESGLGKDFTPITSEALAAAAPDAILVMTKGLESVGGVDGLVRIPGVAQTPAGTDRRVVTVDDGVLLNYGPRTDQVLSSLVAQLYGKGA
- a CDS encoding heme ABC transporter ATP-binding protein, which gives rise to MSALRRGRAALFGRRPRTVPARPAAGEVLARAEDLHVRLGEREVLAGIGLSAYAGEVLALVGPNGAGKSTLLGALAADLPAHSGTVRVDGRPVSEWTAPELALRRSVLPQSAALSFPFPVAEVVRMGRAPWAGTDLAGADEEAVADAMAAAEVTGFAARPFSALSGGERARVALARVLAQRAPLMLLDEPTAALDLRHQELVLRVCRERAAAGDAVVVVLHDLGLAAAYADRAAVLHDGRIAAAGPPSEVFGDGLLSRVYRQPVEVFPHPRTGTPLVVPVREEAKGEPAGNLSGPLNADGDLTRA
- a CDS encoding PhzF family phenazine biosynthesis protein, whose amino-acid sequence is MNDLDVIKVFCAGDGRFGNLLGVVRDGRTCPEDADRQALAAELGYSETVFVDDPERGVVDIRTPGTRMSFAGHPLVGVAWLLDIEELQPPAGSVWARDDGEFTWITARPEWVTGKRTEQYANPAEVDALPAPPPGEGWLYAWAWEDETAGRIRARGFPRRPDGAITEDEATGSAAILLTAQLNRALNITQGAGSQILTAPGPDGTVEIGGRVRFAEPRRP
- a CDS encoding heme oxygenase (biliverdin-producing); the protein is MDAFSTVIRVASHEQHTEAETSTFMSDLLGGRLGVDAYARYTEQLWFVYRALEDAAGALREDPVAGPFIRPELMRVAEIERDLAHLLGPGWRESVVALPATAAYAARVAECAASWPGGYVAHHYTRYLGDLSGGQIIRDKAERTWGFERKGDGVRFYVFADIANPAAFKRTYRELLDAIAADDLEKQRIIDECKRAFDFNGAVFRELGEQFRLSA
- a CDS encoding HtaA domain-containing protein: MSSHRRPAVLAAAVLTAATLGTAAFVIPATAADGAPAAGAPAAAAPVPVTGGTLDWGVLGSLRAYVKGIGSITTHDGASEVPGGFRFGQATGQYDETGGRVVTAAFKGRVVFDGTAHGFVVAMENFRIDTGTKKLTADVTRNNVLTRDVPLADVAFTGMNMTGLTTTLTREFAAQFDRPAYAGQEADKLSVALEFPKPPAPSDPPGTSPSPSAGSTAPTTPSTTVKPSTKAPTKAPTTAPADGPQKILRGKLTWGLKQSLHDYVGDQGVTASGGATKNGKTFDFSFGKGELDVKNQKLNASFEGAVRFELPAHHLDLAFGNVRIATTGKTGTLLLDAKTAQGTDKDIPFATLDLSKGDYKTKGGLLTLEGVPAVFTEKGSAVFAYNGAVDEKYKPGKPMDSLTLSVAVDKDVVLPSTGGGTGGTGNTGGSGTTGTTGGTTTGGTVGGSSGSSGGSVGGNLASTGAEIPAGALLGTSAAVIAAGAGAVYLARRRRTAGN
- a CDS encoding FecCD family ABC transporter permease, yielding MALSCDPPRTAGAGPAPGSAPGEPDRPRSRRTPVLTGALALVLLLLALVSAGVGAYRIPTTDVLASVQHHLGLGGAPLDRVGESVLWNVRLPRVALAVLVGAALGCAGALMQGVFGNPLAEPGVIGISAGSAVGAVAAIGLGLGFLGNWTVTACAFVAGLVTVGAVYLLSRNGGRTEVVTLILTGIAVNAFAGALIGLFVFFADSGQVNQITFWQLGSLAQATWPKVLAVLPCALAGLLAAPLYARRLDLLALGERPARHLGIDVERLRLALILVVALLTAAAVAVAGVITFVGLLVPHLLRMANGPGHRFLVPGSALAGAVVLTGGDLAARTVAAPAELPLGVLTALIGSPFFFWLLRRTRRGQGGWA